A stretch of Panthera tigris isolate Pti1 chromosome E2, P.tigris_Pti1_mat1.1, whole genome shotgun sequence DNA encodes these proteins:
- the LOC122234309 gene encoding vomeronasal type-1 receptor 4-like, with the protein MLLLIVASPSYDHLVLSADFSMEYTGKFLHLLLSLGVFGNLTGPRKLLLVSDSSMSLFAQKNDCYYYLEENVLNDRMAPRDLAIAVIFLSQTIVGILGNFSLLHHYVFHYHTEGSLRPTELIHMQLLIANSLTMLSKGVPQTLAAFGLQYFFNEFGCKLLLYVQRVGRGMSIGSTCLLSVFQTVTISPMNSCWKDLKTKAPKYIGLSISLCWIQFMFVNLIFPMYVLYASNNWHMKNITKKRDLGYCLSVDTETITVSVYAALIVFPEVSLSGLTIWTSGSMVFLLHRHKQRVQHIHSTNVVPRSSAESRATQSILVLVSTFVSFYFLSSIFHACIALSYNPSWWLVRTNAVISVCFPAISPFLLMRQDSTVRRLCFSWIRNTKSPNLTRRNVNCMCLSNAQLFIYSSCWKSQYRT; encoded by the coding sequence ATGCTTTTGCTTATCGTAGCTTCACCCAGTTATGATCACCTCGTTCTTAGTGCTGACTTTTCCATGGAGTATACTGGAAAGTTTCTCCATTTACTCCTGTCTCTTGGAGTCTTTGGCAATCTCACAGGACCACGGAAGTTACTCTTGGTGTCAGATTCTTCAATGAGTCTCTTTGCTCAGAAGAATGATTGTTACTACTATTTAGAGGAAAATGTGCTAAATGACAGAATGGCCCCCAGGGATTTGGCAATAGCAGTCATCTTCTTATCACAGACGATAGTTGGAATCCTGggcaatttctctcttcttcaccaTTATGTCTTCCATTACCACACCGAAGGGAGTTTGAGACCCACAGAGTTGATCCACATGCAACTGCTTATAGCCAACTCGTTGACGATGCTCTCAAAAGGTGTCCCCCAGACACTGGCAGCTTTTGGGCTGCAATATTTCTTCAATGAGTTTGGATGCAAACTTCTTTTGTATGTtcagagggtgggcaggggaatgTCCATTGGCAGCACCTGCCTCTTGAGTGTCTTCCAGACCGTCACGATCAGCCCCATGAACTCCTGTTGGAAGGATCTTAAAACCAAAGCCCCAAAGTACATTGGCCTCTCCATTTCCCTCTGTTGGATCCAGTTCAtgtttgtaaatttaatttttcctatgTATGTGTTATATGCATCTAACAACTGGCACATGAAAAACATCACAAAGAAACGAGATTTGGGGTATTGTCTTTCTGTAGATACTGAGACAATCACAGTTTCTGTATATGCAGCATTGATAGTATTTCCTGAAGTTTCACTTTCTGGGCTCACGATCTGGACCAGCGGCTCCATGGTCTTCCTCCTGCACAGACACAAGCAGCGGGTCCAGCACATTCACAGCACTAATGTCGTCCCCAGATCCTCTGCTGAGTCCAGAGCCACCCAGAGCATCCTCGTCCTCGTGAGCACCTTTGTGTCTTTCTACTTCCTCTCCTCCATCTTTCATGCTTGTATTGCTCTTAGTTATAATCCCAGCTGGTGGCTGGTGAGGACCAATGCAGTAATTTCCGTGTGCTTTCCAGCCATCAGCCCATTTCTGCTCATGAGACAAGACTCCACAGTACGTAGGCTCTGCTTTTCCTGGATAAGGAACACAAAATCCCCTAATCTTACCAGAAGAAATGTGAATTGTATGTGTCTGAGCAATGCCCAGTTGTTTATTTACTCCTCCTGCTGGAAAAGTCAATACAGAACCTAG